A region from the Populus trichocarpa isolate Nisqually-1 chromosome 18, P.trichocarpa_v4.1, whole genome shotgun sequence genome encodes:
- the LOC7461571 gene encoding GDSL esterase/lipase At1g29660 isoform X2 translates to MESGLKALWVLSVVLLVSNWQHWTYGKAVPQVPCYFVFGDSLFDNGNNNYLSTPAKVNYLPYGIDFDTGASGRCSNGLNIADTIAEQLGFDSYISDFGVGSCSDFLDGVNYGSNGAGILDLTGYLTGELYTMNIQLYNHNITVSRIAKILGSEEVARKYLSQCIYVSDMGHNDYLNNYFLDDYNSSKLYTPEEYAQLLIETYETQLEKLYCSGARKIAVFGLIRVGCMPSNIQKNPNELDASTCAYKLNDYVQIFNDKLQELLRKLNDRHTDAVFTYINSYEIDSDDQTNTGFTQTRKSCCEVEPGSVPCKSLSFPCSNRSDYVYWDGAHFTEAKAWAFGKRAYKRQSPKDAYPYDISELVKLKLDDSDAYDINHAQL, encoded by the exons CTCAAGTTCCTTGCTACTTCGTCTTTGGAGATTCCCTCTTTGATAACGGAAACAATAACTACCTTAGCACTCCAGCTAAAGTTAATTACCTTCCTTATGGGATTGACTTTGATACTGGGGCTTCAGGAAGGTGCAGCAACGGTCTCAACATAGCTGACACCATTG ctGAACAATTAGGTTTCGACAGTTACATTTCGGACTTTGGTGTCGGAAGTTGCTCCGATTTTCTAGATGGTGTAAATTATGGATCGAATGGAGCTGGCATCCTTGATTTAACTGGCTATCTTACG GGAGAACTATATACCATGAATATTCAGTTATATAATCACAATATCACGGTTTCACGAATTGCCAAGATCTTGGGAAGCGAGGAAGTTGCTAGGAAGTACTTAAGCCAATGCATCTATGTGTCTGATATGGGTCATAACGACTACCTCAACAATTATTTCTTGGACGACTACAATAGCAGCAAGCTATATACTCCTGAAGAATATGCTCAACTTCTCATTGAAACTTATGAAACTCAGCTGGAG AAATTGTATTGCTCAGGAGCAAGAAAGATAGCTGTGTTCGGACTTATTCGGGTAGGATGTATGCCGtccaacatacaaaaaaatcccAATGAACTAGATGCATCTACATGTGCTTACAAGCTCAATGATTATGTTCAAATTTTCAACGACAAGCTTCAAGAACTGCTCAGAAAACTTAATGATAGGCATACTGATGCTGTGTTTACCTACATAAACTCTTACGAAATTGATTCTGATGATCAGACGAATACAG GTTTTACACAAACCCGTAAGAGCTGTTGCGAGGTAGAACCTGGTTCAGTCCCATGTAAATCTCTCTCCTTCCCATGTAGCAACAGGAGTGACTATGTGTACTGGGATGGAGCCCATTTTACTGAAGCTAAAGCTTGGGCCTTTGGAAAAAGAGCATATAAACGTCAGTCACCAAAGGACGCTTATCCATATGATATCAGCGAACTAGTTAAGCTGAAGCTTGATGATTCTGATGCTTACGATATCAATCATGCTCAGCTCTGA